Proteins co-encoded in one Meiothermus sp. genomic window:
- a CDS encoding dihydrodipicolinate synthase family protein, with translation MIIPPLPTPFDQNGHLDAEAFRDLAQAIEPHVDGLLFYGSNGEGVHLTREERAAGLAIQTPQKPAMVGLMEETLAQAAIALSEAESLGAKVLVTPPRYYEANLGHDGLLRYFGGIADMGKAEVWLYHVPANTKAPLPLPVVAELSQHPNIGGLKDSSGELARMAFYTSQKLALKLYTGHAPTFLGALGLGAQGGILAVSNLAPKPYKEMLKLWQAGKVAEAQALQAEVEPFGRILAQGGFVLLKQALRHLGLPGGYPRPPYPSESPVWPAFKPLLEEFRARGWTVG, from the coding sequence ATGATCATCCCCCCCCTCCCCACTCCCTTCGACCAGAACGGCCACCTCGATGCAGAAGCCTTCCGCGACCTCGCCCAGGCCATCGAACCCCATGTGGATGGGCTGCTGTTTTACGGTTCCAACGGCGAAGGCGTCCACCTGACCCGCGAGGAGCGGGCCGCGGGCCTGGCCATCCAGACCCCCCAGAAGCCTGCCATGGTGGGCTTGATGGAAGAAACCCTGGCCCAGGCGGCCATTGCCCTGAGCGAAGCTGAAAGCCTGGGTGCTAAGGTGCTGGTTACACCCCCCCGCTACTACGAGGCCAACCTGGGCCACGATGGGTTGTTGCGCTACTTCGGGGGCATTGCCGATATGGGCAAGGCCGAGGTCTGGCTCTACCATGTGCCGGCCAATACCAAAGCCCCCCTGCCCCTGCCAGTAGTGGCCGAGCTTTCCCAGCACCCCAACATCGGGGGCCTCAAGGACTCGAGCGGGGAGCTGGCCCGCATGGCCTTCTACACTTCGCAAAAACTGGCCCTAAAGCTCTACACCGGCCATGCTCCCACCTTCCTGGGGGCCCTGGGACTGGGCGCTCAAGGGGGCATTCTGGCGGTTTCCAACCTGGCCCCCAAACCCTACAAAGAGATGCTAAAGCTCTGGCAGGCCGGCAAGGTTGCCGAGGCCCAGGCCCTGCAGGCCGAAGTAGAACCCTTTGGCCGGATATTGGCCCAGGGCGGTTTTGTGCTGCTTAAGCAAGCCCTGCGCCATCTGGGTCTACCTGGGGGCTATCCCCGCCCCCCTTACCCCAGCGAAAGCCCGGTCTGGCCGGCCTTCAAGCCCCTCCTGGAAGAGTTCCGGGCCAGGGGCTGGACGGTGGGTTAA
- a CDS encoding tRNA-dihydrouridine synthase: MVATPAPQTGFYRAMLRSPRAVLAPMAGYTDAPFRRLALEHGAAWTVSEMVLARGLLAGERKSTELGAPYPGEPNLVVQLFGDDPEVLREAAAKAEALFSPVAIDLNMGCPAPKMAGRGGACLLQTPERAFELVRAMRQGTSLEVSAKIRLGWDQDRSLEVAQGLEAAGVALLTVHGRTSRQRYEGEANWEAIGRVAEAVRVPVLGSGDVTTPEGFFSRLQTGVAGVMIGRGAVGNPWIFHQIATGAPAPSLQERIQTALRHAELNVQWYGEFNGLRQLRKVLYRYFPANPELHPLLKQVSTLKELKHALLSAGCPVAPVLPSDPGYLECGR, translated from the coding sequence GTGGTAGCCACACCTGCGCCCCAAACCGGCTTTTACCGGGCCATGCTCCGAAGCCCCCGGGCCGTGCTGGCCCCCATGGCCGGCTATACCGATGCGCCCTTTCGACGGCTGGCCCTGGAGCACGGAGCCGCCTGGACGGTGAGCGAGATGGTACTGGCCCGGGGCTTGCTGGCCGGAGAGCGCAAATCCACCGAGCTGGGGGCGCCTTATCCGGGGGAGCCCAACCTGGTAGTACAGCTTTTTGGCGACGACCCCGAGGTCTTGCGCGAGGCCGCCGCCAAAGCCGAGGCGCTTTTTTCCCCGGTAGCGATTGACCTGAACATGGGCTGCCCTGCCCCCAAAATGGCCGGGCGGGGCGGGGCCTGCTTGCTCCAAACCCCCGAACGGGCCTTCGAGTTGGTGCGGGCCATGCGGCAGGGAACCAGCCTCGAGGTCAGCGCCAAGATCCGCCTGGGTTGGGATCAAGACCGCAGCCTGGAAGTGGCCCAGGGTCTGGAGGCCGCCGGGGTAGCCCTCCTCACCGTACACGGACGTACCAGCCGCCAGCGCTACGAGGGCGAGGCCAACTGGGAGGCCATAGGCCGGGTGGCCGAGGCCGTGCGGGTGCCGGTGCTGGGCTCGGGCGATGTGACCACCCCCGAAGGCTTCTTCTCGCGCCTCCAGACCGGGGTGGCCGGGGTGATGATTGGCCGGGGAGCGGTAGGCAACCCCTGGATTTTTCACCAAATTGCGACAGGGGCACCGGCTCCATCCCTCCAAGAACGCATCCAGACCGCACTGCGCCACGCCGAACTCAATGTGCAGTGGTACGGCGAGTTCAATGGCCTCCGCCAGCTTCGCAAGGTGCTCTACCGGTATTTCCCGGCCAACCCGGAGCTGCACCCGCTGCTTAAGCAGGTCTCTACCCTGAAAGAACTGAAGCACGCCCTGCTCAGCGCAGGATGCCCTGTAGCACCTGTGCTACCGAGCGATCCAGGATACCTGGAATGCGGGCGCTAA
- a CDS encoding valine--tRNA ligase, giving the protein MTEPRELPKTYDPQTVEPRWAQEWASNPLKPELNAGKGKGPFTIVIPPPNVTGNLHLGHALDNTIIDTLIRFKRMQGYEALYLPGTDHAGITTQVLVERELAQEGLSRHDLGREKFLERVWAFKEKNGGTILHQLRRIGASCDWSRERFTLDEGLSRAVRRSFVEYYHQGLAYRGKRIVNWDPVAQTVLSDLEVNVEPTPGKLYTLAYPLEKGGEIQIATVRPETIFADVAIAVNPADERYRHLLGQKARIPLTERYIPIIADEAVLMDFGTGALKITPAHDPTDFEIGTRHNLEMPSVIDLEGRLTGELVPERFRGLERFQARRAVVQALEEAGHIREIRDYTIALGYSDRTKAPVEPMLLEQWFVRMKPVAEKVLEGLDRGEMRYVPERWEKVSRDWLQNIRDWAVARQLWWGHQIPAWYDEEGNVYVPDPANPDLDCDQDPRYAHLKLRRDPDVFDTWFSSALWPFSTLGWPDETEDYKKFYPTDVLVTGYDILFFWVARMQMSGYQFTGRAPFHTIVLHGLYLDAKGQKMSKSKGNGIDPLELIDKYGADACRFAWDYLATGGQDIRHDERRYEQGRNFANKLYNAARFVLMQRSPEGSSAGHELQATSHSPTLADRWMASRLNRGIAEITEAYEAFDLGRAARLVYELVWSEFCDWYLEAAKPALREGNQATRQTLESTLATLLKLLHPIMPFITSELYQALTGEAKQLALQDWPAPGARDLEAEKAFEALQETITATRNLRAELGIPPQQAIAVQLEGPGARLVMENLALFRFLGKADASLGTPDKAIAQVTPSTTVYLQPEGDLSSFLERQKKRLAELEKQVEQGQKKLANPGFVERADPAVVQAERERLAENLAQLERIRQNLARLG; this is encoded by the coding sequence ATGACCGAACCCAGAGAACTCCCCAAAACCTACGATCCCCAAACTGTAGAGCCCCGCTGGGCCCAGGAATGGGCCAGCAACCCGCTCAAGCCCGAGCTGAACGCAGGAAAGGGCAAAGGCCCCTTCACCATCGTGATTCCGCCCCCCAACGTGACCGGGAACCTGCACCTGGGCCACGCCCTGGACAACACCATCATCGACACCCTCATCCGCTTCAAGCGCATGCAGGGCTACGAGGCCCTGTACCTGCCCGGCACCGACCACGCCGGCATTACCACTCAGGTTCTGGTAGAACGGGAGCTGGCCCAGGAGGGGCTCTCCCGCCACGACCTGGGGCGCGAGAAGTTTTTGGAACGGGTCTGGGCCTTCAAGGAAAAGAACGGCGGAACCATCCTGCACCAGCTCCGGCGCATTGGGGCCTCGTGCGACTGGAGCCGGGAGCGCTTTACCCTGGACGAGGGGCTTTCCCGGGCGGTGCGCCGCAGCTTTGTGGAGTACTACCACCAGGGCCTGGCCTACCGGGGTAAGCGCATCGTGAACTGGGATCCGGTTGCGCAGACGGTGCTTTCCGACCTCGAGGTCAACGTGGAGCCCACCCCCGGCAAGCTCTACACCCTGGCCTATCCGCTGGAGAAGGGCGGGGAGATTCAGATTGCCACCGTGCGCCCCGAGACCATCTTCGCCGACGTGGCCATTGCGGTGAACCCCGCCGATGAGCGCTACCGGCACCTCTTGGGCCAGAAGGCCCGCATTCCCCTCACCGAGCGCTATATTCCCATCATCGCCGACGAGGCGGTGCTGATGGACTTTGGCACCGGGGCCCTCAAGATTACACCGGCCCACGACCCCACCGACTTTGAGATTGGCACCCGGCACAACCTGGAGATGCCCAGCGTGATTGACCTGGAGGGCCGCCTTACCGGGGAGCTGGTTCCTGAGCGCTTTAGGGGATTGGAGCGCTTCCAGGCCCGTCGGGCGGTGGTGCAGGCCCTGGAAGAGGCCGGCCACATCCGCGAAATCCGGGACTACACCATCGCCCTGGGCTACTCCGACCGCACTAAGGCCCCGGTGGAGCCCATGCTCCTAGAGCAGTGGTTTGTGCGCATGAAGCCGGTGGCCGAGAAGGTGCTCGAGGGCTTGGACAGGGGCGAGATGCGCTACGTGCCGGAGCGCTGGGAAAAGGTAAGCCGCGACTGGCTCCAGAACATCCGGGACTGGGCTGTCGCCCGGCAGCTTTGGTGGGGCCACCAGATACCGGCCTGGTACGACGAAGAGGGCAACGTCTACGTGCCCGACCCGGCAAACCCCGACCTCGACTGTGACCAAGACCCCCGCTACGCCCACTTGAAGCTCCGGCGCGACCCGGATGTGTTCGATACCTGGTTCAGCTCGGCCCTGTGGCCCTTCTCCACCCTGGGCTGGCCGGACGAGACGGAAGACTACAAGAAGTTCTACCCCACCGATGTGTTGGTGACGGGCTACGACATCCTCTTTTTCTGGGTGGCCCGGATGCAGATGTCGGGCTACCAGTTCACCGGGCGGGCCCCCTTCCACACCATCGTGCTGCACGGGCTGTACCTAGACGCCAAGGGCCAGAAGATGTCCAAGAGCAAGGGCAACGGCATTGACCCGCTCGAGCTCATTGACAAGTACGGGGCCGACGCCTGCCGCTTCGCCTGGGACTACCTGGCCACCGGCGGGCAGGATATCCGCCACGACGAACGCCGCTATGAGCAGGGGCGCAACTTCGCCAACAAGCTCTACAACGCGGCCCGCTTCGTGCTGATGCAACGCAGCCCGGAGGGCTCTTCGGCCGGCCACGAGCTACAGGCCACAAGCCACTCCCCCACCCTGGCCGACCGCTGGATGGCTTCCAGGTTGAACCGCGGCATCGCCGAGATTACCGAGGCCTACGAAGCATTCGACCTGGGCCGGGCCGCCCGGCTGGTCTACGAGCTGGTCTGGAGCGAGTTTTGCGACTGGTACCTGGAGGCCGCCAAACCCGCGCTGCGGGAGGGCAACCAGGCCACCCGCCAAACCCTGGAATCTACCCTGGCCACGCTGCTCAAACTGCTGCACCCCATCATGCCCTTCATTACCTCCGAGCTTTACCAGGCCCTCACCGGTGAGGCCAAACAACTGGCCCTGCAGGACTGGCCCGCCCCAGGGGCGCGCGACCTCGAGGCCGAAAAAGCCTTCGAGGCCCTGCAAGAAACCATCACCGCCACCCGCAACCTGCGGGCCGAACTGGGCATCCCCCCCCAGCAAGCCATTGCCGTGCAGTTGGAAGGGCCCGGGGCCCGGCTGGTAATGGAAAACCTAGCCCTGTTTCGCTTTTTGGGCAAGGCCGATGCATCGCTCGGAACCCCCGACAAAGCCATTGCCCAGGTGACCCCCAGCACCACCGTCTACCTTCAGCCCGAGGGCGACCTGAGCAGTTTTCTGGAACGGCAAAAGAAGCGGCTGGCCGAGTTGGAAAAACAGGTCGAACAGGGGCAGAAAAAACTGGCCAACCCTGGCTTTGTGGAGCGGGCCGACCCCGCGGTGGTGCAGGCCGAGCGGGAGCGGCTGGCCGAGAATCTGGCCCAACTCGAGCGCATCCGGCAGAACCTGGCGCGGCTGGGGTAA
- a CDS encoding NUDIX domain-containing protein, protein MEQKAVVYITKGDHLYVFRHTDPEPGFQVPKGSIQPGETPLQAAIREAYEESGLRLEHLHFLGEVKMTEAPWQDEHWHVFWAEVPKDTPETFEHQVTGGGKDHQMTFFYSLTPLAAPMLDWNMGVLLHLIPGKTTPACVAPEEAP, encoded by the coding sequence ATGGAGCAAAAAGCAGTGGTCTATATCACCAAGGGCGACCACCTCTATGTGTTTCGCCATACAGACCCAGAGCCGGGCTTCCAAGTACCCAAAGGAAGCATCCAACCAGGGGAAACACCGCTACAAGCTGCCATACGCGAAGCCTACGAGGAATCGGGATTACGCTTGGAACACCTGCATTTTCTGGGTGAGGTCAAGATGACCGAGGCTCCCTGGCAAGACGAACACTGGCACGTATTCTGGGCCGAGGTTCCCAAAGATACACCCGAGACCTTCGAGCACCAGGTCACCGGCGGGGGCAAGGATCACCAGATGACCTTTTTCTACTCGCTCACCCCCCTGGCGGCTCCCATGCTGGACTGGAATATGGGCGTGCTTTTGCACCTCATTCCGGGTAAAACTACGCCAGCGTGCGTAGCACCCGAGGAGGCGCCCTGA
- the hutH gene encoding histidine ammonia-lyase, with protein sequence MLELDRELTLADFRRVVRANEPAHLSLAAQERLERCRAFVEELVEQGEPVYGLNTGFGKLASVRIEAKDLRLLQRNLLLSHAIGVGEPFPAEVVRGMLLLRAQSLALGYSGVRREVVERLLWFLNQNILPVVPSQGSVGASGDLAPLAHMCLPLMGEGEVMYQGRVRPAGEVLREYGVEALELQAKEGLALINGTQAMTSLLALLLLDAEVLLKTADIAVAMSVEALRGSHRPFDEAVARLRPHPGLSATSTNIRKLLQDSEIMHSHVDCDKIQDAYSLRAAPQVHGASRDALAHVLEVVLREMQSVTDNPLVLPEERRTLSAGNFHGQPLALAADYAGIALAELANIAERRIEQMLNPALSGLPAFLAEGSGLNSGLMISQYTAAALVSENKVLAHPASVDSIPTSANQEDHVSMGTIGCRKARAIFENTLWVLAIELASAAQALDFHAPLRPGRGVEAVWRRIRQEIPHLDRDRYLKPELLRLCELIRTGELVAVAERAVGPLV encoded by the coding sequence ATGCTAGAACTCGATCGGGAACTAACCCTGGCAGACTTTCGCCGGGTGGTGCGGGCCAACGAGCCGGCACACCTGAGCCTGGCCGCACAGGAGCGCCTGGAGCGTTGCCGGGCCTTTGTGGAGGAGCTAGTAGAACAGGGGGAGCCGGTGTACGGCCTCAACACCGGCTTCGGCAAGCTGGCCTCGGTACGCATCGAGGCCAAAGACCTGCGCCTCTTGCAGCGCAATCTGTTGCTCTCCCACGCCATTGGGGTAGGCGAGCCTTTCCCCGCTGAGGTGGTGCGGGGCATGCTCTTGCTTAGGGCCCAGAGCCTGGCCCTGGGCTACTCTGGGGTGCGGCGGGAGGTGGTGGAGCGGCTTTTGTGGTTCCTCAACCAGAACATCCTGCCGGTAGTACCCTCGCAAGGCTCGGTGGGGGCCTCGGGCGACCTGGCCCCCCTGGCCCATATGTGCCTGCCGCTGATGGGCGAGGGCGAGGTGATGTACCAGGGGCGGGTGCGGCCTGCGGGGGAGGTGCTGCGGGAGTATGGGGTAGAGGCCCTCGAGCTCCAGGCCAAAGAGGGGCTGGCCCTGATCAACGGCACCCAGGCCATGACGTCCCTGCTGGCCCTCTTGCTGCTGGATGCCGAGGTATTGCTCAAGACCGCCGATATCGCGGTGGCCATGAGCGTGGAGGCCCTCAGGGGGAGCCACCGTCCTTTCGACGAGGCCGTGGCCCGGCTGCGCCCCCACCCGGGTTTGAGCGCCACCAGCACCAACATCCGCAAGCTATTGCAGGATTCCGAGATCATGCACTCGCACGTAGACTGCGACAAGATTCAGGACGCCTACAGCCTGCGGGCCGCCCCCCAGGTGCACGGGGCCAGCCGCGATGCCCTGGCGCACGTGCTCGAGGTGGTGCTGCGGGAGATGCAGAGCGTGACCGACAACCCCCTGGTGCTGCCCGAAGAAAGGCGCACCCTCTCGGCGGGCAACTTCCACGGCCAGCCCCTGGCCCTGGCCGCCGACTACGCCGGCATCGCCCTGGCCGAGCTGGCCAACATCGCCGAACGGCGCATCGAGCAGATGCTGAACCCGGCGCTCTCGGGCCTGCCGGCCTTTTTGGCCGAGGGCAGCGGCCTGAACTCGGGGCTCATGATCAGCCAGTACACCGCCGCCGCGCTGGTCAGCGAGAACAAGGTGCTCGCACACCCGGCCTCGGTAGACTCGATTCCCACCAGCGCCAACCAAGAAGACCACGTTTCGATGGGGACGATTGGCTGCCGCAAGGCGCGGGCTATTTTCGAGAACACCCTCTGGGTGCTGGCCATCGAGCTGGCCTCGGCAGCCCAGGCCCTCGACTTCCACGCCCCCTTGCGGCCCGGCAGGGGGGTGGAGGCGGTCTGGCGCCGCATCCGGCAGGAAATTCCCCACCTGGATCGCGACCGCTACCTGAAGCCCGAGCTGCTCAGGCTGTGCGAGCTGATTCGTACGGGTGAGCTGGTGGCGGTGGCCGAGCGGGCGGTGGGCCCGCTGGTATAG
- a CDS encoding GntR family transcriptional regulator yields the protein MKYRRVKEAVLRELGKASPGFPLSENSLARRFGVSRMTARRALQELQQEGFLSRRQGKGSFPTERRFSQGFLRVRPFYEFAQAQGALPKTQVLAAGLRPTPPEVGQKLGVKEALYVERLRFLDDEPVQREVRYLHPLRCAALLEHDLTTESIHDLLVHTLGLPLTRVWQRLEAVALPEALAALLAQPPKAPALRLERLTYTFETPITWVEYLMRADRYYLEDTFIPQGERP from the coding sequence GTGAAATACCGGCGCGTCAAGGAAGCGGTCTTGCGGGAGCTGGGCAAGGCCTCTCCCGGGTTTCCCCTCTCGGAAAACAGCCTGGCCCGGCGCTTTGGGGTGAGCCGCATGACCGCCCGCAGGGCCTTGCAGGAACTGCAACAGGAGGGCTTTCTCTCGCGTCGGCAGGGCAAGGGGAGCTTTCCCACCGAGCGGCGCTTTAGCCAGGGCTTCCTGCGGGTGCGCCCCTTCTACGAGTTCGCTCAGGCCCAGGGGGCCCTTCCCAAAACCCAGGTGCTGGCTGCCGGGCTGCGCCCTACCCCGCCCGAGGTGGGCCAGAAGCTGGGGGTGAAAGAGGCCCTCTACGTGGAGCGGCTGCGCTTTTTGGACGATGAGCCGGTGCAGCGCGAGGTGCGCTACCTGCACCCGCTGCGCTGCGCGGCCCTCCTCGAGCACGACCTCACCACCGAGTCCATCCACGACCTGCTCGTTCACACCCTGGGCCTGCCCCTCACCCGGGTTTGGCAGCGGTTGGAGGCGGTGGCCCTGCCCGAGGCCCTGGCCGCCCTGCTGGCCCAGCCTCCCAAAGCCCCGGCCTTGCGCCTCGAGCGCCTCACCTACACCTTCGAAACCCCCATCACCTGGGTGGAGTACTTGATGCGGGCCGACCGCTATTACCTGGAAGACACCTTCATTCCCCAAGGAGAACGACCATGA
- the hutU gene encoding urocanate hydratase: MTYKAPTGPRTAKGWIQEAAKRMLLNNLDAEVAEKPEELIVYGGRGKAARSPQDLQRILAVLERLENDETLLVQSGRAVGVFKTQPLAPRVILANSNLVPHWATWEEFDRLEQLGLMMYGQMTAGSWIYIGTQGILQGTYETFAAAARKHFGGSLKGTITVTGGLGGMGGAQPLAVTLNGGVALCVEIDPERIRRRLETAYLDVRADSLDEALRLAEAAKRKGEPLSIGLLGNTAEVLPEMVRRGFTPELVTDQTSAHDPLYGYIPLLKADEDPALLRQRDPQGYKERVLHDMATHCRAIVEMQNKGAVAFDYGNNLRAFAKLGGFAEAFSYPGFVPAFIRDQFCEGRGPFRWVALSGKPEDIYQTDKAVLKLFPDDEHLHRWLTEGVKKFKFQGLPARICWLGYRERDKAGLLFNEMVAKGEVGAPIVIGRDHLDAGSVASPYRETEAMKDTSDAVADWPLLNFALNAVSGAGWVSFHHGGGVGMGYSLHAGQVTVADGSEEAAYRLERVLTNDPGTGVMRHAHAGYQEAQKVAQERGLDLAGWEK; the protein is encoded by the coding sequence ATGACCTACAAAGCCCCCACTGGCCCCCGTACTGCCAAAGGCTGGATTCAGGAAGCCGCCAAGCGCATGCTGCTGAATAACCTGGACGCTGAGGTGGCCGAGAAACCCGAGGAACTCATCGTCTACGGGGGGCGCGGCAAGGCCGCCCGCAGCCCCCAGGATTTACAGCGCATCCTGGCGGTGCTCGAGCGGCTCGAGAACGACGAGACCCTCCTGGTGCAGTCCGGGCGGGCGGTGGGGGTGTTCAAAACGCAGCCGCTGGCGCCCCGGGTGATCCTGGCCAACTCCAATCTGGTGCCCCACTGGGCTACCTGGGAGGAGTTCGACCGGCTCGAGCAACTCGGCCTGATGATGTACGGCCAGATGACCGCCGGAAGCTGGATCTACATCGGCACCCAGGGCATTTTGCAGGGTACCTACGAGACCTTTGCGGCAGCGGCCCGCAAGCACTTCGGTGGTTCCCTGAAGGGCACCATCACCGTCACCGGCGGGCTGGGGGGTATGGGCGGGGCCCAGCCCCTGGCGGTTACGCTAAACGGCGGGGTGGCCCTGTGCGTGGAGATTGACCCTGAGCGCATTCGGCGCCGTCTGGAGACCGCTTACCTGGACGTGCGGGCCGACTCCCTAGACGAGGCCCTGCGGTTGGCCGAGGCAGCCAAACGCAAGGGGGAGCCCCTCTCCATCGGACTGCTGGGCAACACCGCAGAGGTGCTGCCGGAGATGGTGCGCCGGGGCTTCACGCCGGAGCTGGTAACCGACCAGACCAGCGCCCACGACCCCCTGTACGGCTACATCCCCCTCCTGAAAGCTGACGAAGACCCGGCCCTCCTGCGCCAACGCGACCCCCAGGGCTACAAAGAGCGAGTCCTGCACGACATGGCCACCCACTGCCGCGCCATTGTGGAGATGCAGAATAAGGGTGCAGTGGCCTTCGACTACGGCAACAACCTGCGGGCTTTTGCCAAGCTGGGGGGCTTCGCGGAAGCCTTCAGCTACCCCGGCTTCGTGCCGGCCTTTATCCGCGACCAGTTCTGCGAAGGGCGTGGCCCCTTCCGCTGGGTGGCGCTCTCGGGGAAGCCTGAGGACATCTACCAGACCGATAAGGCCGTGCTGAAGCTCTTCCCCGATGACGAGCACCTGCACCGCTGGCTCACCGAGGGGGTGAAGAAATTCAAGTTCCAGGGCCTCCCGGCCCGCATCTGCTGGCTGGGCTACCGGGAGCGCGATAAGGCCGGGCTTTTGTTCAACGAGATGGTGGCCAAAGGCGAAGTGGGGGCCCCCATCGTGATAGGCCGCGACCACCTCGACGCCGGTTCGGTAGCCTCCCCCTACCGCGAGACCGAGGCCATGAAGGACACCTCCGACGCCGTGGCCGACTGGCCCCTGCTGAACTTCGCCCTGAACGCGGTCTCGGGGGCGGGATGGGTCAGCTTCCACCACGGCGGTGGGGTGGGGATGGGCTACAGCCTGCACGCCGGGCAGGTCACGGTGGCCGACGGCAGCGAGGAAGCCGCCTACCGGCTCGAGCGCGTCCTCACCAACGACCCTGGCACCGGGGTCATGCGCCACGCCCACGCAGGCTACCAAGAGGCCCAAAAGGTGGCCCAGGAGCGCGGTCTGGACTTGGCCGGCTGGGAGAAATAG
- a CDS encoding HEAT repeat domain-containing protein translates to MAKRLEQKLAQISTLRKGEPNAAAIKMLESILAKSEGAAVARVADLVVEWGLFELQPALAKAFERLVYGGRNIDPQCWGKVALVRALQALGWHDPEIFRLGCRCVQMEPVWGGQEDSAPALRAQSALALSGCPGITYDQAINELVRLLVDPAWNVRVAATQAIANLGYPQGAPLLRLRALLGDAEPRVIGACLEGLLHLSQIEAVPFIQEFFNHPDMAIRLEAHCVLATSSLPEAVGLAIAELETLTNPRARKAVMAALASSSSPSALDFLLGLLSSGSRSKALAALEVLHPRLQQREFYERTLAAITQNPDSSLRALLESHL, encoded by the coding sequence GTGGCCAAAAGACTCGAGCAAAAACTCGCGCAGATCAGCACCCTGCGAAAAGGCGAGCCAAACGCCGCAGCCATCAAGATGCTGGAATCTATTTTGGCCAAAAGCGAAGGTGCTGCAGTTGCTCGGGTTGCCGATTTAGTGGTGGAATGGGGCCTATTCGAACTGCAACCCGCGCTGGCAAAAGCATTTGAGCGGCTGGTGTATGGCGGCAGAAACATTGACCCGCAGTGTTGGGGCAAGGTAGCCCTGGTCAGGGCTTTGCAGGCCCTAGGCTGGCATGACCCCGAGATATTCCGGTTGGGATGTCGTTGTGTGCAGATGGAGCCTGTGTGGGGCGGCCAGGAAGATAGCGCACCGGCACTGCGGGCTCAGTCGGCGCTGGCCTTGTCTGGCTGCCCAGGTATCACTTATGACCAAGCCATCAACGAGCTCGTAAGACTGCTGGTCGACCCTGCCTGGAATGTGCGGGTCGCGGCCACGCAAGCCATAGCGAACCTCGGTTACCCGCAAGGCGCGCCGTTACTTAGACTACGAGCCTTGCTGGGGGATGCGGAACCAAGGGTGATAGGGGCATGCTTGGAGGGGCTACTGCATTTGTCTCAAATAGAGGCGGTGCCTTTTATTCAGGAGTTCTTCAACCACCCAGATATGGCCATTCGCCTCGAGGCCCACTGCGTTCTCGCCACCTCTAGCCTGCCCGAAGCGGTGGGGTTGGCTATAGCCGAATTGGAAACCCTAACTAACCCCCGCGCGCGTAAAGCGGTCATGGCAGCGCTGGCCAGCTCGTCCTCACCTTCGGCGCTGGATTTCCTGCTGGGACTGCTTTCAAGCGGTAGCCGTTCGAAGGCGCTTGCGGCCCTGGAGGTCTTACATCCACGCCTTCAACAACGTGAATTTTACGAGCGTACCCTGGCAGCCATCACCCAAAACCCAGACTCAAGCCTGCGAGCCCTATTGGAGTCCCATCTATGA